One Maribacter cobaltidurans genomic window carries:
- a CDS encoding DUF4331 family protein — protein MKKTKLVIGLGALALTAIVLVAADHIDAPDSMGTTADIADFYAFEPTEGSDNTVFAVDIQSNVLPDLAYGTFDENVLTEINIDTDGDLVEDLVIQAIPRDGKMYFFGPVAPTTTGISGQVMVDSPLGSVDISSDTAIVETTDDGVSLFAGPRQDAFFFDFFQFNAVIGGMAPDGFKPAGDPNSTDDDDTTAVDTFDDANTMSIVVEIPNSMLGETTATNVLGLNVYKTWVTTNAKQ, from the coding sequence ATGAAAAAAACGAAATTAGTTATTGGGCTTGGGGCATTGGCCCTGACAGCCATAGTATTGGTTGCCGCAGATCACATCGATGCACCGGATTCCATGGGAACCACTGCCGATATTGCCGACTTTTATGCTTTTGAGCCTACTGAGGGTTCAGACAACACTGTGTTTGCTGTAGACATTCAATCCAATGTATTGCCAGATTTGGCATACGGCACATTTGATGAGAATGTATTGACCGAAATCAATATCGATACGGATGGAGATTTGGTAGAGGATTTGGTAATCCAGGCCATTCCAAGAGATGGAAAAATGTACTTCTTTGGGCCGGTTGCTCCAACCACTACAGGAATAAGTGGTCAAGTGATGGTAGATAGTCCCTTAGGTTCCGTAGATATTTCTTCGGATACCGCCATTGTGGAAACCACCGATGATGGGGTTTCCCTATTTGCTGGACCAAGGCAGGATGCCTTCTTCTTTGACTTTTTTCAATTCAATGCGGTAATTGGGGGAATGGCACCAGATGGATTTAAACCTGCGGGTGATCCCAATTCAACTGACGACGATGATACTACAGCTGTGGATACTTTTGATGATGCCAACACTATGTCTATCGTCGTAGAAATTCCAAATAGTATGTTGGGAGAGACAACTGCGACAAATGTTTTGGGATTAAATGTGTATAAGACCTGGGTCACCACCAATGCCAAACAATAA
- a CDS encoding tetratricopeptide repeat protein, which yields MKFYIYFLALLLTFSCSEKAHETVASEADYNPYLKTEPTKTTSKYYELWNAKIRPDSMQLTSFGIVGGEYNRYFKETGDISYLKKAEQSLTRAVEIASIGRAGYRRSLARNYISQHRFKEALVMAKEARKLGADPKESQFLLFDVHMELGNYGLAEKYLDSTKNMKDFGYLIRLAKWNDYKGDLDATITFMEKAKSIALESKNKSLMLWSLTNLADYYGHAGRLKDSYEHYLKALEIDSNNAYAKKGIAWIVFSNDKNPEEALRILDSVTMTYNAPDYYLLKAEIADYMGNNLIRLKNLDEYFQRVDNPSYGGMYNVYNLGLYIDETKQYEKALELAKQEVQNRPTPESYSWLAYTYLKAGDKDRAKELMDIYVVDKTYEPALLYQVAEVYKAHNDVKKVKELKNELIGAAYELGPLMEKQIQDL from the coding sequence ATGAAATTTTACATCTATTTTTTAGCCCTGTTACTTACGTTTTCCTGTAGTGAAAAGGCACATGAAACTGTAGCAAGCGAAGCGGACTACAATCCGTATTTAAAGACTGAACCTACTAAGACCACATCCAAATATTATGAATTATGGAATGCCAAAATAAGGCCGGATAGTATGCAGCTTACCAGTTTTGGTATTGTAGGCGGAGAGTACAATAGATATTTTAAGGAAACCGGGGATATTTCCTATTTAAAAAAGGCGGAGCAAAGTCTCACAAGGGCCGTTGAAATCGCATCTATAGGTAGGGCCGGTTATAGAAGGTCCTTGGCTAGAAACTATATTTCCCAGCATAGGTTTAAGGAGGCATTGGTCATGGCCAAGGAAGCTAGAAAGTTGGGTGCTGATCCAAAGGAAAGTCAGTTCCTGCTTTTTGATGTGCACATGGAATTGGGAAATTACGGGTTAGCGGAAAAATATCTGGACAGTACTAAAAACATGAAGGATTTTGGCTACCTGATCAGACTGGCCAAATGGAACGATTATAAAGGCGACTTGGATGCGACCATCACCTTTATGGAAAAGGCTAAATCCATTGCCTTGGAGTCCAAGAATAAATCCTTGATGTTATGGAGTTTGACCAATTTGGCCGACTATTACGGGCATGCAGGAAGATTGAAGGATTCGTACGAACATTATTTAAAGGCATTGGAAATCGATTCCAATAATGCCTATGCCAAAAAAGGTATAGCATGGATCGTTTTTTCAAATGATAAAAATCCGGAGGAAGCCCTAAGAATCCTTGATTCGGTCACCATGACCTATAATGCCCCTGATTATTATTTGCTGAAGGCAGAAATAGCGGATTATATGGGAAACAACCTTATCCGGCTAAAAAATCTAGACGAATATTTCCAAAGAGTGGACAACCCGTCCTATGGAGGTATGTATAATGTTTACAATCTAGGCCTGTACATTGATGAGACCAAACAATATGAAAAGGCTTTGGAATTGGCAAAACAGGAAGTTCAGAATAGACCTACCCCGGAATCCTATAGTTGGTTAGCATATACTTACTTAAAAGCAGGTGATAAGGACAGGGCCAAGGAATTGATGGATATTTATGTGGTGGACAAAACCTATGAGCCCGCTTTGTTGTACCAGGTTGCGGAGGTATATAAGGCCCATAATGATGTTAAGAAGGTTAAGGAATTAAAAAATGAACTTATTGGAGCGGCTTATGAATTAGGTCCCCTTATGGAAAAACAAATTCAGGACTTATAA
- a CDS encoding DUF4331 family protein, which produces MKLNNIKILFLAVGSLAMLASCNNDDDYTPPMAMATCNDGMMNGDETGVDCGGSCTPCEDGMEPMMPDFSGTYTQIDFMGRPGINTVLSADDETKNAHNMAIPSEMGAMFQAGFEARLEAYHDVYANILGADPAAVNFEPNILGDILNGPEDDGFTNNPVSATVLTTVLANDVLEVAPDLPTTYFNPGMGAPNYEGAIGLTGRTPQDDVIDISLILLFGGGDGARFSGQDTDMDGMQDLPRLTSDGVGLTADISTTFPYLGAPE; this is translated from the coding sequence ATGAAACTAAATAATATAAAAATTTTGTTCTTAGCCGTAGGCTCACTGGCCATGCTGGCTTCTTGTAATAATGATGACGACTATACACCACCTATGGCAATGGCCACCTGTAACGATGGCATGATGAACGGTGATGAAACCGGTGTGGATTGCGGTGGGTCCTGTACCCCTTGCGAAGATGGAATGGAGCCCATGATGCCTGATTTCTCTGGAACATACACCCAAATAGATTTTATGGGTAGACCGGGAATCAATACGGTACTAAGTGCTGACGACGAGACCAAAAATGCCCATAACATGGCTATCCCTTCCGAGATGGGAGCAATGTTCCAAGCAGGTTTTGAAGCACGTTTGGAAGCTTATCACGATGTGTATGCCAACATATTGGGCGCAGATCCTGCGGCCGTAAATTTTGAACCAAATATTCTGGGCGATATTTTGAACGGACCGGAAGATGATGGGTTTACCAACAATCCGGTATCAGCAACGGTACTTACTACCGTATTGGCCAATGATGTTCTAGAGGTAGCTCCGGATTTACCAACAACCTATTTTAACCCTGGTATGGGTGCCCCTAATTATGAAGGTGCTATAGGACTCACTGGAAGAACCCCACAAGACGATGTCATAGATATTTCCCTAATATTATTATTTGGAGGTGGTGATGGAGCACGTTTCAGCGGTCAGGATACGGATATGGACGGAATGCAAGATTTACCAAGATTAACATCAGATGGTGTTGGGCTTACTGCCGATATTTCAACAACATTCCCTTATTTGGGAGCTCCTGAATAA